The Phaeodactylum tricornutum CCAP 1055/1 chromosome 8, whole genome shotgun sequence genome has a window encoding:
- a CDS encoding predicted protein — protein MSILKSEVVQLTPSLGPYHNDANCNPELVKRSGRRRPRSWIPFTVCILQYSQRNTQKTMRSIERRQCILHRTAGLDTKALCSFVTTAYLLLTVTVGSHAQSHPKQTCTIAYDGTSVCKRSSNDDDIDRQATNAGMIVSSDLSDSTCDLYLAPSTIPGAGVGIFTAVEKQIGDTVGRGDICIPVIDMYWHADGITQPFSDYFWSGDTMGMSHETDSDDVEALCPGLDCAINCHLALVNVEKAVPVYDDFGALHRSRDPGTGAFSPYHNGTTYVSRHIPAGGELFKFYGDHWFQTRPHVFGLIPLSEDYETAEDMNEKMVLLLQRALGTRDGVNVSSGNNLLEDWFGLLQKINAGAFESRTLNALPQSWADATLAAKDTISALHQPSATRDVAWLEKHGRCIDHVEPRTSTIVPQAGRGAFAVRSLLRDQVITTTPLLHVADADFFNLYNVTSMFDENDNEHYQKHVDTVVGSQILLNYCFGHEETTVILCPYGSGINYINHDATLANVKIRWAVDFDVVHDDEVVQSWTVEDLENDTKPRLALDYFATRDIEPGEELLLDYGAVWEEAWREHVDTWQPYNGVVDAISYGSATTMNEVARETPLRTQDEQRFDPYPGNLQIRCHYALKNTINREEAYVFHWRDNDYGYACHILDRFIEDNKDWYTVELELTVDPDAETAVRTERTDVPRSAMQFFPAPGTSDLQLPNAFRHLIGLPDELLPPQWRNL, from the exons ATGTCCATTCTGAAGTCTGAAGTCGTccaactaaca CCGTCGTTGGGTCCTTATCACAATGATGCTAACTGTAACCCAGAATTGGTCAAGAGAAGTGGACGCCGCCGACCCCGTTCTTGGATCCCTTTCACCGTGTGTATTCTGCAATATTCGCAACGTAACACACAAAAGACGATGCGAAGTATAGAGCGACGACAATGTATACTCCACCGGACGGCGGGCTTGGACACGAAAGCCTTGTGTAGCTTTGTCACGACCGCATACTtgctactgacagtgaccgTCGGTTCTCACGCACAGAGCCATCCGAAGCAAACGTGCACAATCGCCTATGATGGTACTTCCGTGTGTAAAAGaagcagcaacgacgacgatatcgATCGGCAAGCAACCAATGCTGGAATGATTGTCTCTTCGGATTTGTCGGATTCCACCTGTGACTTGTACTTGGCACCCTCCACCATTCCTGGTGCAGGCGTGGGGATATTTACGGCGGTGGAGAAGCAAATTGGGGATACGGTAGGACGTGGAGATATTTGCATTCCCGTCATTGATATGTACTGGCACGCCGACGGCATCACGCAACCCTTTTCGGACTATTTCTGGTCCGGAGACACCATGGGCATGTCGCACGAAACCGACTCGGACGACGTGGAAGCACTCTGCCCGGGGTTAGACTGTGCCATCAACTGTCATCTTGCACTCGTTAACGTGGAGAAAGCCGTCCCCGTCTACGACGACTTCGGAGCGCTACACCGATCCCGCGATCCTGGAACCGGCGCCTTTTCCCCGTACCACAACGGAACCACCTACGTGTCCCGACACATTCCAGCGGGAGGAGAATTGTTCAAGTTCTATGGGGATCACTGGTTCCAAACAAGACCTCATGTTTTTGGCCTGATCCCACTTTCGGAGGATTACGAAACGGCGGAAGACATGAATGAAAAAATGGTGCTGCTACTGCAACGAGCTTTGGGTACCCGCGATGGCGTCAACGTCAGCAGTGGCAACAATCTGTTGGAGGACTGGTTTGGTTTGCTACAGAAAATTAATGCCGGTGCCTTTGAATCGCGCACCCTCAATGCCTTACCCCAGTCTTGGGCCGACGCCACGTTGGCCGCCAAAGACACAATATCCGCCCTACACCAACCATCCGCGACGCGGGATGTGGCCTGGCTGGAAAAACACGGACGATGCATAGATCATGTAGAACCGCGAACGAGTACCATCGTACCGCAAGCCGGGCGTGGAGCGTTTGCCGTGCGAAGCTTGCTGCGTGACCAAGTCATCACCACCACGCCTCTGCTGCACGTGGCGGATGCTGATTTCTTCAATCTGTACAATGTCACCTCGATgtttgacgaaaacgacaatgAACACTATCAGAAACATGTTGACACTGTGGTGGGATCCCAGATCCTTTTGAACTATTGCTTTGGACACGAAGAGACGACCGTTATATTGTGTCCTTACGGATCCGGTATCAACTACATTAATCACGACGCAACACTCGCCAATGTAAAAATCAGATGGGCGGTCGATTTTGACGTCGTTCACGACGATGAAGTTGTACAATCATGGACggtggaagatttggaaaacgATACTAAGCCACGTCTTGCCTTGGATTACTTCGCAACGAGGGACATCGAGCCCGGTGAGGAACTCTTACTTGACTACGGCGCCGTATGGGAAGAAGCGTGGCGGGAACACGTCGACACATGGCAGCCGTACAATGGGGTCGTGGATGCTATAAGCTACGGTAGTGCCACCACAATGAATGAAGTCGCCCGCGAAACCCCACTGCGGACGCAAGACGAACAAAGGTTCGATCCGTATCCaggcaatttgcaaattcGGTGCCATTACGCTCTCAAGAATACCATAAATCGCGAGGAGGCCTACGTTTTCCATTGGCGGGACAATGATTACGGATACGCATGTCACATTCTTGATCGGTTTATTGAAGACAACAAGGACTGGTACACGGTCGAGCTGGAATTGACGGTCGATCCCGACGCCGAAACCGCTGTAAGAACAGAGCGAACGGATGTACCCCGATCGGCGATGCAATTTTTCCCGGCCCCCGGAACGAGTGATTTACAGTTGCCCAACGCTTTTCGACACTTGATCGGTCTACCGGACGAACTTCTTCCCCCGCAATGGCGCAACTTGTAG
- a CDS encoding predicted protein: MEDVDDRKAEYTYEELLDRVVDLLQANNPDLVEKKRTRIKPPQLQLLSSKKTLWVNYQEICSMMQRDPLHVYQFFMAELGTEGSMDGNQRLIIRGKYLSKYIESLLRKYVIEYVTCEMCRSPNTDLVKNQASRLYFCTCRDCGSSRSVAPIRSGYHATSRADRRAARNAKG; the protein is encoded by the coding sequence atggaagatgTTGATGACCGCAAGGCCGAGTACACGTACGAAGAACTCCTGGATCGGGTCGTGGATTTGCTGCAAGCCAACAATCCAGACTTGGTTGAAAAGAAGCGGACCCGCATCAAGCCTCCGCAACTCCAGCTGTTGTCCAGCAAGAAGACTCTCTGGGTTAACTACCAAGAGATCTGCTCTATGATGCAGCGCGATCCTCTGCATGTTTACCAATTCTTCATGGCAGAACTTGGGACCGAAGGTTCCATGGACGGAAATCAGCGTCTCATTATTCGAGGCAAGTACCTCTCCAAGTACATTGAAAGTCTACTGCGGAAATACGTCATCGAATACGTGACGTGCGAAATGTGCCGTTCGCCCAATACTGATCTCGTCAAAAATCAAGCCTCTCGTCTCTACTTTTGTACCTGCCGCGACTGCGGGAGCTCCCGATCCGTAGCCCCCATTCGGTCCGGGTACCACGCCACCTCTCGCGCCGATCGTCGGGCTGCCCGAAACGCCAAGGGTTAA
- a CDS encoding predicted protein: MLNRMPELKSFLKDGEAEWYVGVNVTYVTGRRAVMHIYNEGGSKTKKALHALMAEEEFVKRSEEAVEMPHEERQAGARKWRRPRKPRKIMNRDQELALKEATLRKQQRHREPKLTERDLLGKTAPTVTSPFLLYGGLLATASCTSVRRRRTRRRHTMTIGEVRKGDAGFQKWKSVSVM; encoded by the exons ATGTTAAACCGCATGCCCGAGCTCAAAAGCTTTCTCAAAGACGGCGAAGCAGAATGGTATGTGGGGGTTAATGTGACCTACGTTACGGGTCGTCGAGCGGTCATGCACATATATAACGAAGGAGGGAGCAAA ACGAAAAAAGCATTGCATGCTTTGATGGCAGAAGAAGAATTTGTCAAAAGGTCGGAGGAAGCAGTAGAGATGCCACACGAAGAGAGACAAGCAGGGGCGCGAAAATGGCGACGCCCGCGAAAGCCTCGCAAAATTATGAATCGAGACCAGGAACTGGCGCTGAAAGAAGCTACACTCAGGAAACAGCAGAGACACAGGGAACCAAAGCTAACAGAGCGAGATTTATTGGGGAAAACCGCACCCACCGTTACCTCTCCATTTTTGCTGTACGGAGGACTCCTGGCAACGGCATCGTGTACAAGTGTTCGACGACGTAGAACACGAAGACGACATACAATGACAATAGGCGAAGTTCGGAAGGGTGATGCTGGAtttcaaaaatggaaaagtgTTTCGGTGATGTAA
- a CDS encoding predicted protein, translated as MTFTSICTATPHNANDLTEPLLPQGSGVKAPPASAVIGRNGEDDRDPDTTIVESNDSYHKEDTDDPACSCTISMGLDRDKLPHQHQHKYQYKQSHTNSGDVSVVTCQDTTFLLLIFPALIAIQFGIVFWSISNNNATTNSESTSVPKITVALVDHWPVVNATIALFAISTWLYRLTLQECRVTNVVLLLVPEILLNIVLGLVLFGQALWGFTVLLVSLLALCSLVVLHGVYQLFCDTRDVDDVVELRDDEMYHGEQPKVNDKKPESQDEEEDYGYYCRCHAIVC; from the coding sequence ATGACCTTTACTTCCATTTGTACCGCAACACCCCACAACGCGAACGATCTGACGGAACCCCTTCTACCCCAAGGATCCGGCGTAAAGGCGCCGCCCGCAAGTGCCGTCATCGGTAGGAATGGGGAAGACGACCGCGACCCAGACACAACGATTGTAGAAAGCAACGACTCCTACCACAAGGAAGACACCGACGATCCAGCGTGTTCCTGTACCATTTCCATGGGTTTAGATCGCGACAAGCTCCCCCACCAGCACCAGCACAAATACCAGTACAAGCAGTCACACACAAACAGTGGCGATGTTTCCGTGGTGACTTGTCAAGATACGACGTTCTTGTTGCTGATCTTTCCGGCGCTGATTGCCATTCAATTCGGAATCGTCTTTTGGTCGATTTCGAACAACAACGCCACAACTAACAGTGAATCGACCAGCGTGCCCAAGATTACCGTAGCGTTGGTTGATCACTGGCCCGTCGTGAACGCCACTATTGCGCTCTTTGCCATTTCAACCTGGTTGTACCGTCTGACCTTGCAGGAATGTCGAGTTACCAACGTTGTCTTGTTGTTGGTCCCCGAAATCTTGCTCAACATTGTGCTGGGTCTCGTCTTATTTGGACAAGCTCTGTGGGGATTTACAGTGCTCCTCGTATCGCTTTTGGCGTTGTGTAGTCTGGTGGTTCTGCATGGGGTCTACCAGCTGTTCTGTGATACGCGtgacgtcgacgacgttgtcgaaTTGCGTGACGACGAAATGTATCATGGCGAGCAGCCAAAAgtcaacgacaagaagccAGAAAGCCAggacgaggaggaggacTATGGCTACTATTGCCGATGCCACGCCATCGTTTGCTGA
- the Fru5_2 gene encoding frustulin 5 (cell wall assoiciated protein, contains a signal peptide) — protein PLKICQGDCDKDSDCEGSLKCFMRDGGEAVPGCSGGEDVASRADFCYDPMPTTSPVAMATTSPPTSSPVTMATSSPVAKPTSSPVTKPTSSPVAKPTSSPVAMPTSSPVATPTAGGPSVVVVGDNGTPSSAFPLKICQGDCDKDSDCEGSLKCFMRDGGEAVPGCSGGEDVASRADFCYDPMPTSSPVAMPSAGGPSVVVVGDNGTPSSAYPLKVCQGDCDKDSDCEGSLKCFMRDGGEAVPGCSGGESVASRADFCYNPMPTTSPVAMATSSPVAMATSSPV, from the exons CCCTTGAAGATCTGCCAAGGTGACTGTGATAAGGACAGTGACTGCGAAGGAAGTCTAAAATGCTTCATGAGAGATGGAGGTGAGGCCGTACCCGGTTGCAGTGGAGGTGAGGACGTGGCCAGTCGTGCGGACTTTTGCTACGATCCAATGCCCACTacttctcctgtcgcaatggccactacttctcct cccacgtcttctcctgttACAATGGCCACATCATCTCCTGTTGCAAAACCCACATCATCTCCTGTTACAAAGCCCACATCATCTCCTGTTGCAAAACCCACATCATCTCCTGTTGCCATGCccacgtcttctcctgttgcAACGCCCACTGCTGGGGGACCCAGTGTGGTAGTTGTTGGAGACAATGGTACACCCTCATCTGCTTTTCCCTTGAAGATCTGCCAAGGTGACTGTGACAAGGACAGCGACTGCGAAGGAAGTTTAAAGTGCTTCATGAGAGATGGAGGTGAGGCCGTACCCGGTTGCAGTGGAGGTGAGGACGTGGCCAGTCGTGCGGACTTTTGCTACGATCCAATGCccacgtcttctcctgttgcAATGCCCTCTGCTGGGGGACCCAGTGTGGTAGTTGTGGGAGACAATGGTACACCCTCGTCTGCTTATCCCTTGAAGGTCTGCCAAGGTGACTGTGATAAGGACAGTGACTGCGAAGGAAGTCTAAAATGCTTCATGAGAGACGGAGGTGAGGCCGTACCCGGTTGCAGTGGAGGTGAGAGTGTGGCCAGTCGTGCGGACTTTTGCTACAATCCAATGCCCACTacttctcctgtcgcaatggccacttcttctcctgtcgcaatggccacgtcttctcctgtt
- a CDS encoding predicted protein: protein MWKKLFQQWLLVVAITRNMASAFAFQPQHRRRSESHHLRTGSVQQKRPSSFVGSHAPYTSSRTTLKGIVNPDSFFTDDEWHPHDPAFTTPQLLAGVWDQIAHAGTMSKGETNTVIYPQIQDKFTPRYLNLLMGHLDFCKDVCDHFGISTALVPYQKDGKIVGFTVKSFRNSESKEDEYEFGYDPFWDDGTDFDNLYAGVDDDDMAKDPYPAIEVVVPDDDEDIIDITKAWVGKMMTDMGLCPFTAGPEQAGLPMGNVHYEVDRSTGVEEMYAKYWHEVVRVEQNKEKDISTTLLIVPEFMRDNVELFESFSNTLTQPLTALDVEDLLQLVFFHPQWVFRDGNARAGEAQAGNYARRSPWPMINILRTSQVRAAQKGIPTGLVYKQNEKTLSSLGVGQLETMLRLRDWSGIADFKVNRREYDALKIAQDYQRTGKLSEEDMSLASDSTPAANKIDRSQVEQGNLVNVLLQALEKRLGKSEGGVISTLSGPETSATAMAGDVLIEELDRIASRGTTPIANVEEIVPSKTEPIQLEEDQVVRQDTEKEGVPKELELARKKRTEAARRAMLDDIDEEPSASGREAIGGDPLTDALFGRGGIPDVADDDELKGVDPSSLF from the exons ATGTGGAAGAAACTTTTTCAACAGTGGCTCTTAGTAGTGGCAATTACGCGGAACATGGCCTCTGCTTTTGCGTTCCAGCCGCAACACCGACGGCGGAGTGAGAGCCATCACCTTCGTACAGGCAGTGTCCAGCAGAAGCGGCCGTCGTCCTTTGTAGGGTCGCACGCCCCTTACACTAGTTCAAGGACAACGTTGAAAGGTATCGTAAATCCAGATTCCTTCTTCACCGATGACGAATGGCATCCACACGATCCTGCCTTTACCACGCCCCAGCTATTGGCCGGCGTCTGGGATCAAATTGCGCATGCTGGAACCATGTCGAAAGGA GAAACAAATACGGTGATTTATCCGCAAATTCAAGATAAATTCACACCCCGCTATCTCAATCTACTCATGGGCCATCTGGACTTTTGCAAAGACGTTTGCGACCACTTTGGTATCTCAACGGCACTGGTGCCGTACCAGAAAGACGGCAAGATTGTCGGATTTACTGTGAAAAGCTTCAGGAACAGCGAAAGTAAAGAAGACGAGTACGAGTTTGGCTACGATCCCTTTTGGGATGATGGGACGGATTTTGATAACCTCTACGCGGGTGTagatgacgacgatatgGCCAAGGATCCTTATCCGGCGATTGAAGTAGTCGTTccggacgatgacgaagacatTATTGACATTACTAAAGCATGGGTCGGTAAGATGATGACAGATATGGGACTTTGTCCGTTTACTGCTGGTCCTGAACAAGCCGGTTTGCCGATGGGCAACGTGCACTACGAAGTCGATCGTAGCACGGGAGTCGAAGAGATGTACGCCAAATACTGGCACGAGGTGGTTCGGGTCGAGCaaaacaaggaaaaagacaTTTCCACCACGCTACTGATCGTCCCTGAGTTCATGAGAGACAACGTAGAGCTTTttgagtcgttttcgaatacTTTGACGCAACCCTTGACGGCCTTAGACGTCGAAGATTTGCTGCAACTGGTCTTTTTCCATCCTCAGTGGGTGTTTAGGGATGGCAATGCTCGTGCTGGTGAAGCCCAGGCTGGCAACTATGCTCGAAGATCACCTTGGCCCATGATCAATATATTACGGACCAGCCAAGTACGGGCCGCCCAAAAGGGCATTCCGACTGGTCTCGTCTacaaacaaaatgaaaagaCATTGTCGTCTCTTGGCGTCGGCCAGTTGGAAACTATGCTACGACTACGAGATTGGAGTGGGATTGCTGATTTCAAGGTCAATCGCCGGGAATATGATGCACTCAAAATTGCACAGGACTATCAAAGAACAGGAAAGCTTTCTGAGGAAGACATGTCGCTGGCAAGCGATTCTACCCCCGCCGCCAATAAGATCGACCGATCTCAGGTGGAGCAAGGTAATCTTGTCAATGTCTTGTTGCAAGCCTTGGAAAAACGATTGGGAAAGAGCGAAGGTGGCGTAATTTCAACCTTGAGCGGACCCGAGACCAGTGCCACGGCAATGGCTGGTGATGTCTTAATTGAAGAATTGGATAGGATTGCTTCGAGAGGCACCACTCCTATCGCAAACGTTGAAGAAATAGTACCATCCAAAACAGAACCAATTCAGCTGGAAGAGGACCAAGTAGTGAGACAGGACacagaaaaggaaggcgTCCCGAAAGAATTAGAATTGGCACGGAAAAAACGAACCGAAGCGGCTCGAAGAGCTATGCTGGACGATATTGATGAAGAACCGTCTGCTTCCGGACGAGAAGCTATTGGTGGAGACCCATTGACCGATGCCTTGTTTGGAAGAGGCGGCATCCCCGATGTTGCGGACGATGATGAGTTAAAAGGTGTGGACCCTAGCTCTTTATTCTAA
- a CDS encoding predicted protein: MSNLQILSKFTVGGQELQNRVVLAPLTRARCTPTEDPLDTVSRTPNDLMATYYEQRASAGLIITEATAVSEEGYGWLNSPELRTEAQMEAWKKIVDKVHAKGSKIYVQFWNMGRQAHSSFHVESQRVVSASDIPMADSFKVKSSTFEDVPPETPVPLTVDEIQSVVADFVHGAKLARQAGFDGIEIHSANGYLIDQFLQSKTNKRADQYGGSMENRFRFLKEIVQGIVDSGAYPSNRIGFRISPNGVFGDMGSEDNAQMFTFVAAEMSKLKVAYLHLMDGLGFGYHGLCPAVTAADIRKVFDGPIICNVGLTKEIAEGMIRSGAADLACFGRLYISNPDLVERFANDWPLEPEAAYQHWWQHVGAKGYTDWPTYKPSEEDSDDAQNDE, translated from the exons ATGAGCAATCTTCAGATACTTTCCAAGTTCACCGTTGGTGGACAGGAGCTGCAGAACCGTGTCGTTCTGGCCCCTTTGACCCGCGCTCG CTGCACACCTACCGAAGATCCGCTCGATACCGTCTCCCGGACACCGAACGACCTCATGGCGACTTACTATGAACAACGTGCGTCGGCGGGTCTCATCATTACGGAAGCCACTGCCGTTTCTGAAGAGGGCTACGGCTGGCTCAACAGTCCAGAGCTTCGTACCGAAGCACAAATGGAAGCATGGAAAAAGATCGTGGATAAGGTACACGCCAAGGGATCCAAGATTTATGTCCAATTTTGGAATATGGGTCGACAAGCCCATTCGTCTTTTCACGTCGAATCCCAACGCGTAGTTTCGGCGTCCGACATTCCCATGGCCGACTCTTTCAAGGTCAAGTCATCAACCTTTGAAGATGTACCGCCCGAAACACCCGTTCCCTTGACGGTGGACGAGATTCAAAGTGTGGTCGCAGATTTCGTACATGGTGCCAAACTCGCTCGTCAGGCAGGCTTTGACGGAATCGAGATCCACTCCGCCAACGGATATTTGATTGATCAATTCTTGCAGTCCAAGACCAACAAACGCGCGGACCAATACGGCGGAAGCATGGAAAAccgctttcgctttttgaaGGAAATTGTGCAAGGTATCGTGGACAGCGGAGCCTACCCCTCGAATCGGATTGGCTTTCGAATCTCGCCCAACGGAGTCTTTGGAGACATGGGTAGTGAGGACAACGCCCAGATGTTTACCTTTGTGGCGGCCGAAATGAGTAAACTCAAGGTGGCCTACCTGCATCTTATGGATGGTCTCGGCTTTGGATACCATGGATTATGTCCGGCAGTTACGGCTGCCGATATCCGTAAAGTCTTTGACGGTCCCATTATTTGCAACGTTGGACTTACGAAAGAAATTGCCGAAGGGATGATTCGCTCGGGTGCCGCTGATCTGGCCTGCTTTGGACGTTTGTACATTAGCAATCCCGATCTGGTCGAACGTTTCGCCAATGACTGGCCTCTAGAACCTGAAGCTGCTTATCAGCACTGGTGGCAACACGTTGGCGCCAAAGGTTACACCGATTGGCCAACGTACAAGCCATCCGAGGAAGATAGCGACGACGCTCAGAACGACGAGTAG
- a CDS encoding predicted protein — MSRTTATTTTSQKAKYRDVATEDDALNSTNLTASLLSLSRVFAVTHWQKSKALLYSNPSLMTYHMLCLALKHHASVDIIASMIQINPRVASVPKQGLSPLQVAVQSSCNVEIIRVVIQACPLALIKTNPESRWDPLSYAKRFRANEPELLSLLSRPLSDWLTSTNTPPAYQPSPVTESQSTARSDVTIPLLRSANTRTQRTTKKIFSNLQQPAATRPWPMSLLNSSPVNSMRSFCDATESAMAQLREENPCTYRTAPFASDKSTTDHFSAGRLEMENLKMLCLAVLKSQRKLIIDFQTLISDREESGLKGTDPSSSPSVAQPFPRDATALRAWQETSTRHFRTQLIALDMKEKAMKAHVRGVERRIMHRLQDLQKEAIVVATEHFGEQLKDIQDCLNLLQLRMNRLDETSKITRTGNPDPIHSTALSNHHQRNAVTEMVSYTPFAFAEEGKTNEDDDLRSLLTDESLLLTDRKQQLMDRPAINVLRVIFCRSPRQS; from the coding sequence ATGTCCCggacgacagcaacaacaacgacaagccaaaaagcaaaatatCGCGACGTGGCCACGGAGGACGATGCCTTGAATAGCACCAACCTTACGGCGTCACTTCTATCACTGTCAAGGGTATTCGCTGTAACACACTGGCAAAAATCCAAAGCCTTGTTGTATTCCAACCCGTCCCTCATGACTTACCACATGTTGTGTTTGGCTTTGAAACATCATGCTTCCGTTGACATCATCGCTTCCATGATTCAGATCAACCCCAGAGTTGCGTCTGTTCCCAAACAAGGGCTGTCACCGTTGCAAGTAGCTGTACAGAGCTCCTGCAACGTTGAAATTATCAGAGTTGTGATCCAGGCCTGCCCTTTGGCCCTGATAAAAACCAATCCAGAATCGCGATGGGATCCTCTTTCGTACGCCAAGCGCTTTCGAGCCAACGAACCGGAATTGCTTTCATTGCTATCCCGTCCTCTCAGTGATTGGCtgaccagcaccaatacACCTCCAGCCTATCAACCGTCGCCAGTTACTGAAAGCCAGTCGACAGCGAGGAGCGATGTGACAATCCCCTTGCTCCGATCCGCCAATACACGCACACAACGAACCACGAAAAAAATATTctcgaatttgcagcaacCCGCCGCAACGCGACCGTGGCCAATGTCGCTACTGAACTCGTCACCAGTCAATTCGATGCGCAGTTTCTGTGATGCCACAGAATCTGCCATGGCGCAATTGAGAGAGGAGAACCCGTGTACCTATCGCACGGCGCCTTTCGCATCCGACAAAAGTACCACCGATCATTTTTCAGCAGGACGCCTTGAAATGGAAAATCTGAAAATGCTCTGCTTGGCGGTTCTAAAAAGTCAACGAAAACTCATCATAGATTTCCAGACCTTGATATCAGACAGAGAAGAGTCTGGTCTAAAAGGCACCGATCCATCTTCCTCTCCTTCAGTCGCACAGCCTTTCCCTCGCGACGCAACAGCCTTGCGGGCATGGCAGGAAACGTCAACCCGTCACTTTCGAACCCAATTGATTGCGCTGGATatgaaggaaaaggcaatgAAAGCACACGTGAGAGGAGTTGAGCGGCGGATTATGCATCGACTCCAAGACTTGCAAAAGGAAGCGATTGTCGTGGCTACAGAACATTTTGGCGAGCAATTGAAAGACATTCAGGATTGCTTGAACCTCCTGCAGCTCAGAATGAATAGATTGGACGAAACGTCAAAAATTACTCGCACGGGTAATCCCGACCCTATCCATTCCACCGCACTTTCTAATCATCACCAGCGCAACGCGGTCACGGAGATGGTTTCGTATACTCCCTTTGCCTTTGCGGAAGAAGGCAAGACAAACGAGGATGACGATCTTCGATCGTTGCTAACGGATGAAAGTTTACTGCTGACGGACCGCAAACAGCAATTAATGGATCGACCAGCAATCAATGTGTTGCGTGTCATATTTTGCCGAAGTCCTCGTCAGTCCTAA
- a CDS encoding predicted protein, with the protein MYRSHTASGRIEQKEKFVKLRKPFATDCRFLKHHNNFDVFCCEWVSAIRQLTAHSIPALNGRVATELLQGDTPDISEYAQFDWYEPVWFIDPTSAFPEMKKRLGWWVGVASDVGQAMTFWILPESCIPIARSSVACVFPEVAATDEFKADLAEVDLAIKTKIGNSKTVEENQVIEGQLANLVSGPTDDVFKGILLAKCALHAQKLQIPLAINGMHKNLDLYQKTLPSSVLEQEETKLQPIKVMVDFSQVCQCSDGLGMWVIETIQELELDTDKFSWLSASIGKLFVAAVNSITNILIICGGNEASDAELAPVLQYELAATNSDASDATAV; encoded by the exons ATGTATCGGAGCCACACAGCCAGTGGCAGAATTGAGCAGAAGGAGAAATTCGTAAAATTAAGAAAGCCGTTTGCCACTGACTGCAGGTTTCTCAAGCACCACAACAATTTTGATGTTTTTTGTTGTGAATGGGTGTCGGCTATCCGTCAATTGACCGCCCACAGCATTCCTGCATTAAATGGTCGTGTTGCTACGGAGCTTTTGCAAGGGGACACCCCTGATATTTCTGAGTACGCGCAATTTGACTGGTATGAGCCTGTCTGGTTCATTGATCCAACTTCTGCTTTCCCTGAAATGAAGAAGCGATTGGGCTGGTGGGTCGGAGTTGCATCAGATGTGGGACAGGCAATGACTTTTTGGATCCTTCCAGAGTCATGCATCCCAATTGCACGGTCCTCTGTTGCTTGTGTCTTCCCTGAGGTAGCCGCTACTGATGAATTTAAGGCTGACCTTGCTGAAGTAGATCTAGCCATCAAAACGAAAATTGGCAACAGCAAAACTGTAGAAGAAAATCAGGTTATTGAGGGTCAACTCGCAAATCTAGTTTCGGGTCCAACCGATGATGTGTTCAAAGG AATCTTATTAGCGAAATGCGCTCTACATGCCCAAAAGTTGCAGATACCTCTGGCTATCAATGGCATGCACAAGAACCTGGATTTGTACCAAAAGACATTGCCTTCTAGTGTActtgaacaagaagaaaccAAGTTGCAGCCCATCAAAGTCATGGTGGATTTTTCT CAAGTCTGTCAATGCTCGGATGGTCTTGGAATGTGGGTAATTGAGACCATTCAAGAATTGGAGTTGGATACAGACAAGTTTTCTTGGTTGTCAGCTAGTATTGGAAAGCtctttgttgctgctgtcaATAGCATCACAAACATTTTAATTATTTGTGGCGGAAATGAAGCATCGGATGCGGAGCTAGCACCTGTGCTTCAATATGAGCTAGCTGCAACTAATTCAGATGCATCAGATGCGACTGCAGTGTAA